Proteins encoded together in one Psilocybe cubensis strain MGC-MH-2018 chromosome 8, whole genome shotgun sequence window:
- a CDS encoding Methionyl-tRNA formyltransferase, whose amino-acid sequence MPLVADVWKQIVIATQPDTHVGRNGSVLSVSSLKQLGHELRLPVHIIPKTKFGFKNWQVPAPFNIPKDGESHPLDYFLITASFGRILPHTMLKPFDPTRRLNVHPSLLPAYRGPAPIQHAIMNGDKKTGVCVIEMLKSSQGIDAGDIWASESMDIPEDANFSQMRDALAVAGGRLLVSVLKDAMQNKAVATPQASADNAPPAPLISSKDAFADFHNMTAEEIYWRFRAISHQKEIFTLTPDDKILKLRQIVVPNAGQLADTQLSSTPGHAVYSKSNKMILIRCKDQTVLGVTTVRPEGKADREAFEFWTGLRSVKNGSAEAVFGKVPSS is encoded by the exons ATGCCTTTGGTCGCAGATGTCTGGAAGCAAATTGTAATAGCAACCCAGCCTGACACGCACGTTGGACGAAATGGTTCAGTTTTGTCAGTAT CCTCTCTGAAACAACTTGGCCATGAACTTCGTTTGCCTGTGCATATAATACCTAAAACCAAATTTGGGTTCAAAAACTGGCAA GTACCTGCTCCGTTTAATATACCCAAGGACGGAGAATCCCATCctttagattactttctcATCACCGCTTCATTTGGTCGGATTCTACCACACACCATGCTCAAGCCTTTCGACCCTACACGCAGACTCAATGTTCATCCCTCCTTGTTACCTGCTTATCGTGGACCTGCTCCTATACAACATGCTATCATGAACGGTGACAAAAAGACAGGTGTATGCGTCATCGAGATGTTGAAGAGTTCCCAAGGAATTGACGCTGGGGATATCTGGGCAAGTGAATCGATG GACATTCCTGAAGACGCGAATTTTAGCCAGATGCGCGATGCCCTAGCTGTTGCAGGTGGTCGGTTACTTGTATCTGTTTTGAAGGACGCCATGCAAAATAAA GCTGTTGCTACTCCACAAGCAAGTGCTGATAATGCACCTCCTGCTCCACTGATAAGCTCAAAGGacgcttttgctgatttCCACAACATGACCGCAGAGGAAATCTATTGGCGTTTCCGGGCTATCAGCCATCAG AAAGAAATATTTACACTCACTCCAGACGACAAGATTCTCAAGCTTCGCCAAATCGTGGTACCTAACGCTGGTCAATTGGCTGACACTCAGTTGTCTTCGACCCCTGGACATGCGGTATACTCGAAATCTAACAAAATGATTCTGATCAGATGCAAAGATCAGACAGTCTTGGGAGTGACCACGGTCAGGCCTGAGGGCAAGGCAGATCGTGAAGCGTTTGAGTTTTGGACTGGCCTGCGAAGTGTCAAAAATGGGTCCGCGGAGGCAGTCTTTGGAAAGGTCCCAAGTTCTTAA
- a CDS encoding Aryl-alcohol dehydrogenase [NADP(+)]: MTEAFMQPPPPPKTKLGRYRLLSPNAGVHVSPIQLGAGSIGDKWEKFGLGSMDKARSFELLDAYYDSGGNFIDTANHYQDETSEMFIGEWAQKRGIRDQLFIATKYTTNLKANNNSVAQQIMYTGNNTKSLHISVTASLTKLRTNYIDLLYVHWWDWDTSIEEIMQSLHNLVLQGKVLYLGASDTPAWIVSKANQYARDHALTPFVIYQGAWNVMERSFERDIIPMARAEGMALAPWNVLAGGRIRSDEEEEQRRQTGEKGRTILNPNWERNDQEKKMCQALSKVAAEVGAKSINAVAIAYVMQKTTYVFPIVGGRKVEHLMSNIEALDISLSSKQMQYLESIVPLDLGFPSWFIGDGTKIGDFMNVAGNIEMRPMPQPLHPAVKS, from the exons aTGACCGAGGCCTTCATGCAGCCACCTCCCCCTCCAAAGACCAAACTGGGTCGTTATCGGCTTCTGTCTCCAAACGCTGGCGTACATGTCTCACCAATTCAGCTTGGGGCAGGAAGTATTGGCGACAAGTGGGAGAAATTTGGCTTGGGGAGTATGGACAAAGCCCGGAGCTTTGAGCTTCTGGATGCATACTACGACAGCGGCGGAAACTTCATTGATACTGCGAATCATTA TCAAGATGAAACTTCGGAAATGTTTATCGGAGAGTGGGCACAGAAGCGAGGAATCAGGGACCAGCTGTTCATTGCGACCAAG TACACCACTAATCTGAAAGCAAATAACAATTCTGTCGCACAGCAAATAATGTATACGGGCAACAATACAAAATCACTGCACATATCAGTTACAGCCTCTCTAACGAAATTGCGAACAAACTACATCGATCTCTTATATGTTCATTGGTGGGACTGGGATACGAGTATCGAAGAAATAATGCAGTCATTGCATAACCTTGTGTTGCAGGGTAAGGTCCTGTACCTT GGAGCTTCAGATACACCTGCTTGGATCGTGTCAAAAGCCAATCAATATGCACGAGATCATGCATTAACGCCATTCGTTATTTACCAAGGTGCATGGAATGTCATGGAACGCTCTTTCGAACGGGATATTATTCCAATGGCTAGAGCAGAAG GCATGGCGTTAGCGCCTTGGAATGTTCTTGCGGGAGGAAGGATACGGAgtgacgaagaggaagaacagCGTCGGCAGACAGGCGAAAAAGGTCGCACGATATTAAATCCTAACTGGGAGCGTAACGaccaagaaaagaaaatgtgtCAGGCACTTTCCAAGGTTGCAGCAGAAGTGGGTGCAAAGAGCATCAACGCCG TTGCAATTGCCTATGTAATGCAAAAGACCACCTACGTCTTTCCTATCGTTGGTGGTCGTAAAGTCGAGCATCTCATGAGTAACATAGAGGCCCTTGACATAAGTTTGAGTAGCAAACAGATGCAATACTTGGAAAGCATTGTCCCGTTAGACCTAGGTTTCCCGTCTTGGTTTATC GGCGACGGCACCAAGATAGGCGACTTCATGAACGTTGCAGGAAACATCGAGATGCGTCCCATGCCACAGCCACTCCATCCTGCAGTGAAGTCCTAA
- a CDS encoding Transcription factor Sox-10 yields the protein MPAFRNVAPNRHSGRLGKHIPVIYDKDGWQVPDHEVKVESLDDACPRALKQEDPLPQPLLDPLPDVDATAALLPARRNSHTRRREPGHIPRPRNAFIFFRSAYISRNAANGEGQQNELSKHAAKVWNKMSDEDRRPYCELAAIEKQEHYLKHPDYVYSPGRSSGKGKPKAANPRKTSGVSNAASKKRKASNAFEDRWSKSPDTSSSSPSPTSPIARPAKMQRAAARRAVERFLESPSPAPSAHLSPASEDEEEEFQYPPDPNPHDNASSPETAPPISYVPTSEIPDLQFTPVMIQKQEEKQLEVTYEPPPFHPHLDPVTGEYAYQSYKHDFMATSMPILPNASSSSFGDYSFDAPADPKFIPIPTATLQSFSYFAESSSTTSGDVSSPHDPILEADSILKQYTDAMDIDSGSNEYFEMDQDPDASIFQFFNFE from the exons ATGCCGGCGTTTCGCAATGTTGCACCTAATCGACACTCTGGACGACTCGGAAAACACATCCCGGTCATTTATGATA AGGATGGCTGGCAAGTCCCCGATCACGAGGTGAAGGTCGAATCTCTCGACGATGCCTGCCCCCGCGCTCTCAAGCAAGAAGATCCTCTGCCACAACCTCTCCTCGATCCTTTGCCTGATGTCGATGCCACTGCCGCACTCCTTCCTGCGCGAAGGAACAGCCACACCCGCCGTCGCGAGCCCGGACATATCCCCCGCCCTCGCAAtgccttcatcttcttccgcTCGGCTTACATCAGTCGCAACGCCGCGAATGGCGAGGGTCAGCAGAACGAGCTCAGCAAGCATGCCGCGAAGGTATGGAACAAGATGTCTGATGAGGATCGACGCCCGTACTGCGAGCTCGCGGCCATCGAGAAGCAGGAGCATTATCTGAAGCATCCTGACTATGTCTATTCTCCCGGACGCAGCAGTGGAAAAGGGAAGCCTAAGGCAGCAAATCCACGAAAGACAAGCGGTGTGAGCAATGCTGCatcgaagaaaagaaaggcatCGAACGCTTTTGAGGATCGCTGGTCGAAATCACCTGATACTTCTTCAAGCTCTCCCTCCCCCACTTCCCCCATCGCGCGACCTGCTAAGATGCAACGTGCAGCTGCCAGGCGTGCTGTCGAAAGGTTCTTAGAGTCTCCATCGCCTGCCCCTTCTGCCCACCTTTCTCCCGCctctgaggatgaggaggaagagttCCAATATCCTCCAGACCCCAACCCTCATGACAACGCATCTTCTCCTGAGACGGCTCCTCCTATTTCATATGTCCCTACATCCGAGATTCCAGACCTTCAGTTCACCCCAGTGATGATCCAAAAACAGGAAGAG AAACAACTCGAAGTCACGTACGAACCTCCACCCTTCCATCCCCACCTTGACCCTGTAACGGGCGAATACGCATATCAGTCGTACAAGCATGATTTCATGGCGACGTCTATGCCTATCCTTCCCAAtgcatcatcttcttcgtttgGTGACTATTCGTTCGATGCGCCCGCCGATCCTAAGTTCATACCTATTCCAACGGCCACACTCCAATCTTTTTCTTATTTTGCCGAATCGTCTTCTACCACTTCGGGGGATGTCTCGTCGCCGCATGACCCAATACTTGAAGCCGACTCGATCTTGAAGCAGTATACCGATGCGATGGATATCGATTCCGGGTCTAATGAATATTTCGAGATGGACCAAGATCCCGATGCGTCCATCTTCCAATTTTTTAACTTCGAGTAA
- a CDS encoding putative calcium-binding protein (putative calcium-binding protein C800.10c), whose protein sequence is MTSFHYTASEEEEQLANQILTMTDCHHRGVLSADAAIEVFKKSGLSYAILRDIWAIADANGSGDLSREELAVAIRLMGWVQAGEELGDHLLKNAGPLPTLEGITDVVRKSATTHTQHFPPLNPDDIRNFRVVFLKAGPVDGLLDGGKVMDSFMTSNLSYDDIWKIKTLVDYNARGALDFREFSLGMYLIQALQSCLISSVPTSFPRELFNQFPDLNAGGLKRVPTSPPSIQPIPGPSTPPLVDIGSASSANLKRSSTYSPTSTQTSSSLPGPSSGTKPQSPSNGDSNPETWEILPLERRESDKQFIEVDVENKGYIDGDNAARFMLSFGLPPEDLTRIWTLSDLDRNNRLTKDGFAIALHLIRQRLAGNEMPATLPGSLTPPPSLPHSPKLRMNTTVPSPASPTTSSTQIAKSKPPPPPPPKRDRSVSLKGPNGVGHVRNQTMPEMVSGHLSLPVTPLTSSLGLRSGPSSSVSSLASPSIPTTVPEDQLSPFEDPLSSTSSHSFPSKYYTPSPAPSPRPPDTVSIEVLDGFKKETARLSAQVESLLSQLTAQNRLRDSNEALRSENDTLKAELHEMERTVSEVLSASDLNGRNDLQEVDRLTAELANKEVQYENVERMLAVVTNDKEELRVALRESQQATQKVKSESEDLKHTITTQSKEIAELKSRLSDMTRAMSEPSSSTNNRELRVLIRDVTKENDTLKGELRNMQKSMEQLLLSTKFHARYDEVERENKRLKQHVQDLELIAAQSQSSGGGRAGGRGIENLTRENEQLKAQLRDGQRAFAEFRSASETRAVELQQKVDSLTHENNQLKIDVSTRRNRQSREDNSIPPPAYDDAFVIPP, encoded by the exons ATGACTAGCTTCCACTACACAGCgtcggaggaagaggagcaGCTCGCTAACCAGATCTTGACCATGACCGATTGCCACCACAGGGGGGTGCTCAGTGCGGACGCGGCCATCGAGGTCTTTAAGAAGAGTGGGCTTTCGTATGCGATTCTGCGGGATATATGGGCGATTGCGGACGCCAATGGGAGTGGAGATCTGTCGCGGGAGGAGCTGGCAGTGGCGATCCGCCTCATGGGGTGGGTGCAGGCGGGCGAGGAGTTGGGTGACCATCTGCTGAAGAATG CTGGTCCTCTACCCACTCTCGAGGGCATAACGGATGTTGTCAGAAAATCTGCAACAACTCATACCCAACACTTTCCCCCTCTGAATCCAGACGATATACGCAACTTTAGAGTGGTCTTTCTTAAGGCAGGCCCTGTGGATGGTCTTCTGGATG GGGGCAAGGTTATGGATTCTTTTATGACGTCAAACCTATCCTACGACGATATCTGGAAAATCAA GACCCTGGTCGACTACAACGCTCGAGGAGCGTTGGATTTCCGGGAGTTCTCCCTAGGGATGTACCTTATACAAGCTCTGCAATCCTGTCTTATTTCATCGGTCCCAACTTCCTTCCCTCGCGAACTGTTCAATCAATTTCCTGATCTTAATGCGGGGGGATTGAAACGGGTTCCTacatctcctccttcaatCCAACCAATACCAGGGCCGTCCACACCCCCTTTGGTAGATATCGGTAGCGCTTCCTCGGCGAACTTAAAACGATCCTCCACGTATTCACCAACATCAACCCAAACCTCATCTTCGTTACCCGGGCCTTCCAGTGGGACCAAACCACAATCACCTTCGAACGGCGATTCGAATCCTGAAACCTGGGAAATTTTGCCATTAGAGCGACGCGAATCCGACAAACAATTCATTGAAGTGGACGTGGAGAATAAGGGATACATTGATGGTGATAATGCAGCAAGATTCATGTTATCTTTTGGGCTTCCGCCTGAAGACTTGACTCGCATATG GACTTTATCTGACCTCGATAGAAACAATCGTCTTACCAAGGATGGATTTGCAATCGCCCTCCACCTCATCAGGCAGCGATTGgcaggaaatgaaatgccAGCAACGTTACCGGGCTCCCTTACACCGCCGCCGTCTCTTCCACACTCTCCCAAATTGCGTATGAACACAACTGTGCCGTCTCCCGCTTCTCCGACGACATCTTCGACTCAGATCGCGAAAAGtaaacctcctcctccccctccaccCAAACGAGACCGGTCGGTGTCCTTAAAAGGACCCAACGGTGTAGGTCATGTACGCAACCAAACGATGCCCGAGATGGTCTCAGGTCACCTTTCACTTCCAGTTACTCCTCTTACATCTAGTCTTGGCTTGAGATCAGGGCCTTCGTCCTCCGTATCGTCTTTAGCCAGTCCCTCGATACCCACTACTGTACCCGAAGATCAGCTATCGCCTTTCGAAGACCCTCTTTCTTCCACCTCGTCCCATTCATTTCCGTCGAAATATTATACCCCATCACCTGCACCATCTCCGAGGCCGCCTGATACCGTCAGCATCGAAGTCCTGGATGGGTTTAAAAAGGAGACCGCTCGCCTTTCTGCCCAAGTCGAAAGTCTGCTCAGTCAGCTCACCGCCCAAAACAGACTGCGTGATTCCAATGAGGCGCTCCGCAGCGAGAATGACACATTGAAGGCAGAACTACACGAAATGGAGCGAACAGTCTCGGAGGTACTTTCTGCTAGTGATTTGAATGGGAGAAATGATCTTCAAGAAGTTGACCGGTTGACTGCGGAGTTGGCAAACAAGGAAGTGCAGTATGAGAATGTGGAGCGGATGCTCGCTGTTGTCACAAATGACAAAGAGGAGCTACGAGTTGCATTGCGTGAGTCCCAACAGGCCACGCAGAAGGTTAAGAGCGAGTCTGAAGACCTCAAACACACAATTACCACCCAATCTAAGGAAATCGCCGAGTTGAAGTCGCGGCTTTCCGATATGACGAGGGCGATGTCTGAGCCAAGCTCTTCGACCAATAATCGTGAATTGCGCGTGCTCATCAGGGATGTGACGAAGGAGAACGATACGCTCAAGGGAGAGCTTCGGAACATGCAAAAATCGATGGAGCAGCTTCTTTTGTCGACAAAGTTCCATGCGCGGTACGACGAAGTGGAAAGGGAGAACAAACGACTGAAGCAGCATGTGCAAGATCTGGAGTTGATTGCTGCACAGTCTCAGTCCTCCGGTGGCGGTCGTGCTGGTGGGAGGGGAATAGAGAATTTAACTCGTGAAAATGAACAACTGAAAGCTCAGCTCAGAGATGGTCAACGAGCGTTCGCTGAATTCAGGTCAGCGAGCGAAACGAGGGCGGTCGAGCTACAGCAAAAGGTCGACAGTCTTACACATGAAAACAATCAATTAAAGATTGATGTCAGCACAAGGAGAAATCGACAGTCTCGCGAGGATAACAGTATTCCTCCACCCGCTTATGACGACGCATTTGTGATCCCGCCATGA
- a CDS encoding Phosphopantothenate--cysteine ligase CAB2, with amino-acid sequence MYTEPTTFSAEQYFATQLPPPTLQHDVECVREFIARHQKEGRAVVLVTSGGTTVPLELNVVRFLDNFSAGTRGATSAEYFLKAGYAVIFMHRQFSLQPFSRHYSHSTNPFLDFLDIDSPESPGATPRISVTPNKREDLLQVLTMYKDVHARGTLHTLTFVTVDDYLWLLRAVSKEMSVLKRKAMFYLAAAVSDFFLPRQKMASYLSEHKIQSGKGSLHIEMDQVPKILKPLVDEWTPGGFIVSFKLETDENLLLPKARQALERYGHQVVIGNELHRRKFEVVFVSKKPSPALPPGIKQTKEAISHATDPSNSFSEYWLRIDIPEHPAPGVLVKEIEEDIVAELVKRHTEWVENTS; translated from the exons ATGTATACAGAACCCACGACTTTTTCCGCCGAACAGTATTTTGCAACCCAATTGCCTCCTCCCACACTGCAACATGACGTAGAGTGCGTCCGGGAATTCATCGCACGGCACCAGAAAGAGGGAAGGGCGGTCGTCCTCGTAACG AGCGGGGGTACAACAGTCCCATTAGAGCTCAATGT CGTCCGATTCCTTGACAACTTCAGTGCTG GTACCCGAGGTGCAACCTCTGCGGAATACTTCCTCAAAGCAGGATATGCAGTCATCTTTATGCATAGGCAATTTAGTCTGCAGCCCTTCAGCAGACACTACTCCCATTCTACGAACCCGTTCCTCGACTTCCTGGACATCGACTCCCCCGAATCTCCAGGAGCTACACCGCGTATTTCCGTCACTCCGAATAAGCGCGAAGACCTTCTCCAGGTCCTGACCATGTACAAGGATGTTCACGCTCGGGGCACACTACACACCTTAACCTTCGTAACTGTTGATGATTACCTCTGGCTCCTACGCGCCGTCAGCAAGGAGATGTCCGTGCTGAAGCGAAAAGCCATGTTCTACCTCGCGGCGGCTGTCAGCGACTTCTTCCTGCCCCGGCAAAAAATGGCAAGCTACCTC TCGGAACACAAGATCCAATCAGGCAAGGGCAGTTTGCACATTGAGATGGATCAGGTGCCCAAGATTTTGAAGCCCCTAGTGGACGAGTGGACGCCAGGAGGGTTTATTGTGTCGTTCAAG TTGGAAACCGACGAGAATCTCTTGCTCCCCAAAGCCCGACAGGCGCTTGAACGATATGGCCACCAAGTAGTCATCGGTAACGAACTCCATCGACGTAAATTTGAAGTCGTGTTCGTTTCCAAAAAGCCATCACCAGCTCTTCCTCCTGGCATCAAACAGACTAAAGAAGCTATTTCGCATGCCACAGATCCTTCCAACTCTTTTTCAGAGTACTGGCTCCGAATAGATATACCAGAACATCCAGCTCCTGGAGTTTTAGTGAAAGAGATCGAAGAAGACATTGTTGCTGAGTTAGTGAAGAGGCACACAGAGTGGGTAGAAAACACCTCGTAA
- a CDS encoding Ras-like protein: protein MACQDAKMENIANWRSRSRQDLLRSSMRDSFENFGSSHNNKLSIADYRDMEEEMPSCDGYIILYSIASRSSFQEVSRICRQIPLNGRQDPNLMLILAGTKSDLKSSRQVSTEEGLALAKELGCEAFFETSAKSGENVDAVVLSMVQALRRAAASRDMDMMAPFRMMRNLFRGEKS, encoded by the exons ATGGCCTGCCAGGACgcaaaaatggaaaatattGCTAATTGGAGATCAAGAAGTCGGCAAGACCTCCTTCGCTCATCGA TGAGGGATTCCTTCGAGAACTTTGGATCTAGCCACAATAACAAACTTTCCATAGCGGACTATAGGGAtatggaggaggagatgcc ATCCTGCGACGGCTACATCATTCTCTACTCCATCGCATCCAGGTCATCCTTTCAAGAGGTCTCAAGGATCTGTCGACAAATACCACTGAATGGCCGACAAGACCCAAATCTCATGCTCATCCTAGCCGGAACAAAATCAGATCTGAAATCTTCGCGACAGGTCAGCACCGAGGAGGGCCTCGCTCTAGCCAAGGAGCTCGGATGTGAAGCATTCTTTGAGACATCGGCCAAGTCTGGAGAAAACGTTGACGCCGTTGTTTTATCCATGGTTCAGGCTCTTCGCAGGGCCGCCGCGTCTCGAGATATGGATATGATGGCACCATTTAGGATGATGCGGAATCTATTTCGAGGGGAGAAATCATGA